One window of Herpetosiphonaceae bacterium genomic DNA carries:
- a CDS encoding NUDIX hydrolase encodes MARRAPRTETSQVAHSAGGVIYRYDGETVHVALIATSGGSRWGLPKGHVFDGETPEAAAQREIEEETGLTGEVIQALETIEYWFRAGRTRIHKFVDLYLLRYRRGEVVPQEAEVDDARWFPLDEAITTASFPREQAVLERVREMWRRGELS; translated from the coding sequence GTGGCTCGGCGCGCTCCACGGACTGAAACTAGCCAGGTAGCACACTCTGCTGGCGGCGTCATCTACCGCTACGATGGCGAAACCGTCCATGTCGCGCTGATCGCGACCAGCGGTGGATCGCGCTGGGGCCTGCCCAAAGGTCATGTCTTTGACGGTGAAACTCCCGAAGCCGCCGCGCAGCGCGAGATCGAGGAGGAGACTGGGCTGACCGGCGAGGTGATCCAGGCGCTCGAAACGATTGAGTACTGGTTCCGCGCCGGTCGGACGCGCATTCACAAGTTCGTCGATCTCTACCTGCTGCGCTATCGCCGGGGTGAGGTCGTGCCGCAGGAGGCGGAGGTCGACGACGCGCGCTGGTTTCCGCTGGACGAGGCGATCACGACCGCATCGTTTCCGCGCGAGCAGGCGGTGCTGGAGCGTGTGCGCGAGATGTGGCGGCGCGGCGAGCTGTCTTAG
- a CDS encoding inorganic diphosphatase gives MALNLWHDLDPGPQVPEVLNVIVEIPRGSRNKYEYHKQTGAIKLDRVLFSPVFYPGDYGFIPQTYYDDGDPLDVLVMTNAPTFPGCVVEARPIGIFHLRDRGEPDDKILAVLHYDPFFADIKDYTELPAHFLKEVTHFFSVYKDLEGVRTEALGWEGPEVAKERVKYAIDHYWDMRAGRLGRT, from the coding sequence ATGGCACTAAACTTATGGCATGACCTCGACCCCGGACCACAGGTGCCTGAGGTATTGAACGTGATCGTCGAAATTCCGCGTGGCTCTCGTAACAAGTACGAGTACCACAAGCAGACCGGCGCGATCAAGCTGGATCGTGTGCTGTTTTCGCCTGTGTTCTATCCCGGCGACTACGGCTTTATTCCGCAGACCTACTACGACGACGGCGATCCGCTGGATGTGCTGGTGATGACCAATGCGCCGACCTTTCCCGGCTGCGTGGTCGAGGCGCGTCCGATCGGGATCTTCCACCTCCGCGACCGTGGCGAGCCGGACGATAAGATCCTGGCGGTGCTGCACTACGATCCGTTCTTTGCAGACATCAAAGACTACACCGAGCTGCCCGCCCACTTTCTCAAAGAGGTGACACACTTCTTCTCGGTCTACAAAGATCTTGAGGGTGTGCGCACCGAGGCGCTTGGATGGGAAGGCCCCGAAGTTGCTAAAGAGCGGGTGAAGTACGCGATCGATCATTATTGGGATATGCGTGCAGGACGTTTAGGGAGAACGTAA
- a CDS encoding CBS domain-containing protein — MRIADIMTKDVQTVRPDTDLVTVAKYMKDLDVGVIPVAEGDQLVGLITDRDIVIRAIASGAQLQQARVREHMTPNPTCVSSDDDVTRAAEIMAREQIRRLPVVDGGKLVGIISIGDVAVDTNKDKLIGQALEQISEPAKPRSSEVGR, encoded by the coding sequence ATGCGTATTGCCGATATTATGACCAAGGATGTACAAACTGTTAGGCCAGACACCGATCTCGTCACGGTTGCCAAATATATGAAAGATCTGGATGTCGGCGTGATTCCTGTTGCCGAAGGCGATCAACTTGTCGGGCTGATCACGGATCGCGATATTGTGATCCGCGCGATTGCCAGCGGCGCGCAGCTTCAGCAGGCCAGGGTGCGCGAGCACATGACGCCCAACCCAACATGCGTCTCGTCGGACGATGATGTCACGCGCGCCGCCGAGATCATGGCGCGCGAGCAAATTCGACGCCTACCGGTCGTAGATGGTGGTAAACTTGTGGGGATCATTTCGATCGGCGATGTGGCGGTCGATACCAACAAGGACAAGCTGATTGGTCAGGCATTGGAGCAAATTTCCGAGCCAGCCAAGCCACGCTCATCTGAGGTAGGCCGGTAG
- a CDS encoding helix-hairpin-helix domain-containing protein has protein sequence MTNREIAAILFNISSLLIAQHGNPYRIRAYRRAARNILRVRHSLAERARNQQPLGVPFLGERLTKTITGLALDGTCDVYEELVGELPTAQQRLLHVPGIGPKLAERITNDLKAEDAEELIQRAATVGLQRVWGIGPKRARLIVDELKTETAPEVDTPFVRDGNVIYVQESFWNAERKNAA, from the coding sequence ATGACAAACCGTGAAATTGCCGCGATACTGTTCAACATATCCTCGCTGCTGATCGCGCAGCATGGGAATCCCTACCGCATCCGCGCCTACCGCCGCGCCGCCCGCAATATCCTGCGTGTGCGCCACTCGCTCGCCGAGCGTGCCCGCAATCAGCAGCCGCTTGGCGTGCCCTTCCTGGGCGAGCGGCTCACCAAAACGATCACCGGGCTGGCGCTCGACGGCACCTGCGACGTGTACGAGGAGCTGGTTGGCGAGCTGCCCACGGCGCAGCAGCGCCTGCTGCACGTTCCCGGTATCGGGCCGAAGCTGGCCGAGCGGATCACCAACGATCTCAAGGCCGAGGACGCCGAAGAGCTGATCCAGCGCGCGGCGACGGTCGGGCTGCAGCGGGTGTGGGGCATCGGGCCGAAGCGCGCGCGGCTGATCGTGGACGAGCTGAAGACCGAAACCGCGCCTGAGGTGGATACGCCCTTTGTGCGCGACGGCAATGTGATCTACGTACAGGAGAGCTTCTGGAATGCCGAGCGCAAAAACGCGGCGTAA
- a CDS encoding DEAD/DEAH box helicase gives MPSAKTRRKFIVPMEVEQTMLDDLLADGYALEEDDPDALLGATLLSEEADEPCVEEDALAGGYRPRLQFEPRPYQAEAIESWLRHDGRGVVVLPTGAGKTVVALMALARLKLRTLIVVPTIELLYQWRDAVVERLSLPRRSVGIVGDGRKEWRSITVITYASAAMPNAPLNDIGLLICDEAHHLPSPSYATIATRSNAPYRLGLTATPDRADGEHSALGALLGPLVYRRAPADLSAEGHIAQYVEKRVFVSLSDEESLRYEALMGEWKWFLSSKRHMLAKGGDFFGELIRRSATDPQARRALQAHHQARMIALNAEAKLHEVERLLGEHRDDKVIVFSEYNALVDTISHRLALPAITYKTAADERKAILEGFRDGSYSKLVTGRVLNEGVDVPDANVAIVVSGSSTTREYIQRLGRVIRPKATTAVLYEVITRKTSEVNTARRRRPN, from the coding sequence ATGCCGAGCGCAAAAACGCGGCGTAAGTTTATCGTGCCGATGGAGGTCGAGCAGACGATGCTCGACGATCTGCTGGCCGATGGATACGCGCTGGAAGAGGACGATCCCGACGCACTGCTCGGCGCGACGCTCCTGAGCGAAGAGGCCGACGAGCCGTGCGTCGAGGAGGATGCGCTGGCCGGTGGCTACCGGCCCAGGCTTCAGTTCGAGCCGCGTCCCTACCAGGCCGAGGCGATCGAAAGCTGGCTGCGCCACGATGGGCGCGGCGTTGTCGTGCTGCCGACCGGCGCGGGTAAGACGGTGGTGGCGCTGATGGCGCTGGCCCGGCTCAAGCTGCGGACGCTGATCGTGGTGCCGACGATCGAGCTGCTCTACCAGTGGCGCGATGCGGTGGTGGAGCGGCTGAGCCTGCCCCGGCGCAGCGTCGGCATCGTGGGCGACGGGCGCAAAGAGTGGCGTTCGATCACGGTGATTACCTATGCCTCGGCGGCGATGCCCAACGCGCCGCTCAACGACATCGGCCTGCTGATCTGCGACGAGGCGCATCATCTGCCCTCGCCCAGCTACGCGACGATCGCCACGCGCTCGAACGCGCCCTACCGCCTGGGCCTGACGGCCACGCCCGATCGCGCCGACGGCGAGCACAGCGCGCTGGGCGCGCTGCTCGGCCCGCTGGTCTATCGGCGCGCGCCCGCCGATCTCAGCGCCGAGGGCCATATCGCGCAGTACGTCGAAAAGCGCGTCTTCGTCTCGCTGAGCGATGAAGAGTCGCTGCGCTACGAGGCGCTGATGGGCGAGTGGAAGTGGTTTCTCAGCTCCAAGCGGCATATGCTTGCCAAAGGCGGCGATTTCTTCGGCGAGCTGATCCGCCGCTCGGCGACTGATCCGCAGGCGCGGCGGGCGCTGCAAGCACACCATCAGGCCCGCATGATCGCGCTCAATGCCGAGGCCAAGCTCCACGAGGTCGAGCGGCTGCTGGGCGAGCATCGCGACGACAAGGTGATCGTCTTTTCGGAGTACAACGCGCTGGTCGATACGATCTCGCACCGGCTGGCGCTGCCCGCGATCACCTATAAGACCGCCGCCGACGAGCGCAAGGCGATCCTTGAGGGCTTTCGCGACGGCAGCTACTCCAAGCTGGTGACGGGCCGCGTGCTCAACGAGGGCGTGGACGTGCCCGACGCAAATGTCGCAATCGTCGTCAGCGGCTCCAGCACGACCCGCGAGTATATCCAGCGCCTCGGACGGGTGATCCGCCCCAAGGCGACGACCGCCGTGCTCTACGAGGTGATCACCCGCAAGACCAGCGAGGTCAATACCGCGCGCAGGCGTAGACCGAATTAG
- a CDS encoding DUF790 family protein, with translation MSFSTADFKKTSRKVGDRRALYPHQLRDDRFLAAISYAIDYYERMVGRPRKEMQAETLLEFFGDPKLARGIVACLGRTYVWHQPDFGEVLDDETCHVLRSLGLDRPAAVRQYLYRYVNAHHNGFLPLVGRATVLEALCADLPIDRRTFETLLTLDAAENAILTKVAGAPAARDIVALYNYHSIETALRATSALRLTLDGPIWTIVRTVHNISKRYGLRYAIEHGAGGLFAGTVTIEWIGKRDALGGYSRHGRRVVRALLRLLAAHPDAPVEGEATVHLAGSVYSYALNKPALAILGVQAQRVGRGDEAWEAQGAARLLNAWNKAYLRGETGGWRLRRDPEPLITDAGVIVPDFLIMRGQQRAYLVLADSRAVVDALVKPLRALNGRSLIVVATEAEWAKQLAALPTIVVPHVGEPSARMLARALPSPTALAQLGESKWQRLERILETEGFVDESRLAEILSCAVADVGGAVRGWRTDRASYLPGIGLCSNETVQDIRALLQSGTMRQAA, from the coding sequence ATGTCATTTTCCACCGCAGACTTCAAAAAAACCAGCCGCAAAGTCGGCGACAGACGCGCGCTCTATCCGCATCAGCTACGCGACGATCGCTTTCTGGCGGCGATCAGCTATGCCATCGACTACTACGAGCGCATGGTCGGGCGTCCGCGCAAAGAGATGCAGGCCGAGACGCTGCTGGAATTTTTTGGCGATCCCAAGCTGGCACGCGGCATCGTCGCCTGTCTCGGACGGACCTACGTCTGGCACCAGCCCGACTTCGGCGAGGTGCTCGACGATGAAACCTGCCATGTGCTGCGCTCGCTGGGCCTGGATCGACCGGCGGCGGTGCGGCAGTATCTTTATCGCTACGTCAACGCGCATCACAACGGCTTCCTGCCGCTGGTCGGGCGGGCGACGGTGCTCGAAGCGCTGTGTGCCGACCTGCCGATCGATCGGCGGACCTTTGAGACGCTGCTGACGCTCGACGCCGCAGAGAACGCGATTCTGACCAAGGTCGCGGGAGCGCCAGCGGCCCGCGACATCGTGGCGCTCTACAACTACCACTCGATCGAGACGGCGCTGCGCGCTACCTCGGCGCTGCGCCTGACGCTCGACGGCCCGATCTGGACGATCGTGCGGACGGTCCACAATATCTCGAAGCGCTACGGCCTGCGCTATGCGATCGAGCACGGCGCGGGCGGCCTTTTTGCGGGAACGGTGACAATCGAGTGGATCGGGAAGCGCGATGCCCTTGGCGGCTACAGCCGTCATGGTCGGCGCGTGGTGCGGGCGCTGCTGCGGCTGCTGGCGGCCCATCCCGACGCGCCGGTCGAGGGCGAGGCGACGGTGCATCTCGCCGGTTCGGTCTATAGCTACGCGCTCAACAAGCCCGCGCTGGCGATCCTGGGCGTGCAGGCGCAGCGCGTCGGGCGAGGCGATGAGGCGTGGGAGGCCCAGGGCGCAGCCAGGCTCCTGAACGCCTGGAACAAAGCGTATCTGCGCGGCGAAACCGGCGGCTGGCGGCTCCGGCGCGATCCGGAGCCGCTGATCACGGACGCGGGCGTGATCGTGCCCGACTTTCTGATCATGCGCGGGCAGCAGCGCGCCTACCTGGTGCTGGCCGATAGCCGCGCGGTCGTTGATGCGCTGGTTAAGCCGCTGCGGGCGCTCAACGGGCGGTCGCTGATCGTGGTGGCGACGGAGGCGGAGTGGGCGAAACAGCTCGCGGCGCTGCCGACGATCGTGGTGCCGCATGTCGGCGAGCCGTCGGCGCGGATGCTGGCGCGGGCGCTGCCCTCGCCCACAGCCCTGGCGCAGCTTGGCGAGAGCAAATGGCAGCGGCTGGAGCGTATTCTGGAGACGGAAGGCTTTGTCGACGAGTCGCGGCTGGCTGAGATCCTGAGCTGCGCGGTCGCGGATGTTGGCGGCGCGGTCCGAGGCTGGCGCACCGATCGGGCCAGCTATCTGCCGGGAATCGGCCTCTGCTCGAACGAGACGGTTCAGGATATTCGCGCGCTGCTTCAGTCGGGCACGATGCGTCAGGCGGCGTAG
- a CDS encoding AI-2E family transporter: MPDTHRTSRSQRDGVREVEQHQPFDPFTRRALIAVAIGLAALALVAFVWYTSHMLLLAFGGILLAVFLRTLSDWLSAKTTLSEGWSLAVVGVALLLLLGLGGRLIAPRIGEQFTQLTQQLPQAWQQFRETIEQYSWGRQLLEQAQQPDQVASGTSGIFAQVGRVFSGTFDTIANIVIILFIGVYLAANPQLYTRGIIRLVPQHKRPRAREVLHVMGYTLRWWLLGRAIAMVAIGMMVTIGLSLLGIPLALPLGIIAALLDFVPNIGPIIAALPAVLLGLTQAPIQALYVVLLYLAIQMVEGYLLTPLVEQETVELPPALTIGAQVLLSVLLGPLGLVFATPLAAMALVLVKMLYIEDTLGDTIDVRGEQEAHEQEQAMAESA, translated from the coding sequence ATGCCTGACACACACCGAACATCGCGCAGCCAGCGTGACGGAGTGCGGGAAGTTGAGCAGCACCAGCCGTTCGACCCGTTCACCCGTCGCGCGCTGATTGCGGTGGCGATTGGCCTCGCGGCGCTCGCGCTCGTCGCCTTTGTCTGGTACACCAGCCACATGCTGCTGCTGGCCTTTGGCGGCATTCTGCTGGCGGTCTTTCTGCGCACGCTGAGCGACTGGCTGAGTGCCAAAACCACGCTCTCGGAGGGCTGGTCGCTGGCAGTGGTTGGCGTGGCGCTGCTGCTGCTGCTGGGTCTGGGCGGCAGGCTGATCGCTCCCCGGATCGGCGAGCAGTTCACGCAACTGACGCAGCAGCTTCCTCAGGCCTGGCAGCAGTTCCGAGAGACGATCGAGCAGTATAGCTGGGGCCGACAGCTTCTAGAGCAGGCGCAGCAGCCCGATCAGGTGGCATCGGGAACGTCGGGCATCTTCGCACAGGTCGGGCGCGTCTTCTCCGGCACCTTTGACACGATCGCCAACATCGTGATCATCCTGTTCATCGGCGTGTACCTCGCGGCCAACCCACAGCTCTACACCAGGGGCATTATCCGGCTGGTGCCGCAGCACAAGCGGCCACGTGCCCGCGAAGTCCTGCATGTGATGGGCTACACGCTGCGCTGGTGGCTGCTTGGCCGCGCGATAGCGATGGTGGCGATCGGCATGATGGTGACAATCGGCCTGTCGCTGCTCGGCATTCCGCTGGCGCTGCCGCTTGGCATCATCGCGGCGCTGCTCGACTTCGTGCCGAATATCGGGCCGATCATCGCGGCGCTGCCAGCCGTGCTGCTGGGCCTGACCCAGGCGCCGATCCAGGCGCTCTATGTCGTGCTGCTCTACCTGGCGATCCAGATGGTCGAGGGCTACCTGCTGACGCCGCTGGTGGAGCAGGAAACCGTGGAGCTGCCGCCCGCGCTGACGATCGGCGCGCAAGTGTTGCTGAGCGTGCTGCTGGGACCGCTCGGCCTGGTCTTTGCGACGCCGCTGGCGGCAATGGCGCTGGTGCTCGTGAAGATGTTGTATATCGAAGATACGCTCGGCGATACGATCGACGTGCGGGGCGAGCAGGAGGCGCATGAGCAGGAGCAGGCGATGGCTGAGAGTGCATGA
- a CDS encoding SPW repeat protein has product MSKDRSMGEPDRSLIGVWLLVAPWVLAYDSLAAMLTSLVVGAIMALLAAARGRLTPQPGGGWRAVWTGDPRR; this is encoded by the coding sequence ATGAGTAAGGATCGATCGATGGGCGAGCCAGACCGATCGCTGATCGGCGTCTGGCTGCTGGTCGCGCCGTGGGTGCTCGCCTACGACTCGCTGGCGGCGATGCTCACCAGCCTGGTCGTCGGCGCGATCATGGCGCTGCTGGCGGCGGCGCGCGGCAGGCTCACCCCGCAACCTGGCGGCGGATGGCGGGCGGTCTGGACCGGCGATCCCCGGCGGTAG
- a CDS encoding SDR family oxidoreductase → MSNAGKPEVVVITGASAGVGRATARAFARRGAHIGLLARGRDGLEGARRDVEALGGKALVLPTDVADSDQVEAAAARVEKAFGPIDIWVNNAMTSVFSPVKETTPAEFRRVTDVTYLGYVYGTLAALKRMLPRDQGAIVQVGSALAYRGIPLQAAYCGAKHAIQGFCDSLRAELIHDGSNVRLTMVQMPALNTPQFDWVKSRLPNRAQPVPPIFQPEVAAEAIVWAAHHDRREVYVGLSSVIAIVGNKIAPGLGDWYLGRSGYKSQQTDEPRDPEAMHNLWEPVPGDHGAHGRFDDRAKQSSWQLWATTHRSWLALAGAGVASAAVAALFGRGDE, encoded by the coding sequence ATGAGCAACGCAGGAAAACCCGAAGTCGTCGTGATCACCGGAGCGTCGGCGGGCGTGGGCCGCGCCACGGCGCGCGCGTTTGCCAGGCGTGGCGCGCACATCGGGCTGCTGGCGCGCGGACGGGATGGTTTAGAGGGCGCGCGGCGGGATGTGGAGGCGCTGGGCGGCAAGGCGCTGGTGCTGCCTACCGATGTCGCCGACTCGGATCAGGTCGAGGCGGCGGCGGCCAGGGTTGAAAAAGCGTTCGGCCCGATCGACATCTGGGTCAACAACGCGATGACCTCGGTCTTCTCGCCGGTCAAAGAGACGACTCCGGCGGAGTTCAGGCGCGTCACCGACGTGACCTATCTGGGCTATGTCTATGGCACGCTGGCGGCGCTCAAACGCATGCTGCCCCGCGACCAGGGCGCGATCGTGCAGGTTGGGTCGGCGCTGGCCTACCGGGGCATTCCGCTCCAGGCCGCGTACTGCGGAGCGAAGCACGCGATCCAGGGCTTTTGCGACTCGCTGCGGGCTGAGCTGATCCACGACGGCAGCAACGTGCGCCTGACGATGGTGCAGATGCCAGCGCTCAACACGCCGCAGTTCGATTGGGTCAAGTCGCGCCTGCCCAACCGGGCGCAGCCGGTCCCGCCGATCTTCCAGCCCGAAGTCGCCGCCGAAGCAATCGTCTGGGCCGCGCATCACGATCGCCGCGAGGTCTACGTGGGCCTTTCCTCGGTGATCGCGATCGTCGGCAACAAGATCGCGCCGGGCCTGGGAGACTGGTATCTCGGCAGGAGCGGCTATAAGTCGCAGCAGACCGACGAGCCGCGCGATCCGGAGGCCATGCATAACCTGTGGGAGCCGGTGCCGGGCGATCACGGCGCGCACGGGCGCTTCGACGATCGGGCCAAGCAGAGTAGCTGGCAGCTCTGGGCGACAACCCACCGGAGCTGGCTGGCGCTGGCTGGCGCTGGTGTCGCCAGCGCGGCGGTCGCGGCGCTCTTTGGGAGGGGCGATGAGTAA
- a CDS encoding arsinothricin resistance N-acetyltransferase ArsN1 family B: MKPAIRLATPEDAEQMLAIYAPLVATTSISFELEPPTIDQMRQRIRETLERWPWVSCEDQEAIVGYAYAGQHRRRAAYQWSVDVSVYVHERARRMGIGQALYTSLFNILVLQGFYNAYAGIALPNRASVRLHESLGFKPVGVYHGVGYKLGAWHDVGWWQRTLQPRRPDPQPPCSLDAARADPAWAAVLASGVALLRFEL, from the coding sequence ATGAAACCTGCGATCCGATTGGCGACGCCGGAAGACGCCGAGCAAATGCTGGCGATCTACGCCCCGCTGGTCGCCACCACCAGCATCTCGTTCGAGTTGGAGCCGCCGACGATCGACCAGATGCGGCAGCGCATCCGCGAGACGCTTGAGCGGTGGCCCTGGGTTAGCTGCGAAGATCAGGAAGCGATCGTCGGCTATGCGTACGCCGGGCAGCATCGCAGACGAGCGGCCTACCAGTGGTCGGTCGATGTCTCGGTGTACGTCCACGAGCGCGCGCGGCGGATGGGCATCGGGCAGGCGCTCTACACCTCGCTCTTTAACATCCTGGTGCTCCAGGGCTTCTACAACGCCTACGCCGGGATTGCGCTGCCCAACCGGGCCAGCGTGCGGCTGCACGAGTCGCTGGGCTTCAAGCCTGTGGGCGTGTACCACGGCGTGGGCTACAAGCTCGGCGCGTGGCACGACGTGGGCTGGTGGCAGCGAACGTTGCAGCCGCGACGACCCGATCCGCAGCCGCCGTGTTCGCTGGACGCAGCGCGGGCCGATCCGGCGTGGGCGGCGGTGCTGGCCTCAGGCGTGGCGCTGCTGCGCTTCGAGCTGTGA
- a CDS encoding GNAT family N-acetyltransferase has product MDIDRMRELYDRDQRQDLAIPGMRREVVGTIVRHVNLAGGEGMIIYSRLAAEHVAAAIDEQTGYFAAIGQDFEWKVYRHDTPPDLKDRLGAHGFEIGADEAILVLDLATAPDLLAQTPPPTIRRITDPAGVPDAISVQNVVWQEDFGWLEQRLTTNLRERPDYLSIYVVYEDDTPVASAWINFPQQSQFASLWGGSTLPEYRKRGIYTGLLAARAQEARQRGRRFLTVDASPMSRPILLTLGFQLISYAYPCVWHVDRSDRRDDRGVLP; this is encoded by the coding sequence ATGGACATCGATCGCATGCGTGAGCTGTACGACCGAGATCAGCGCCAGGACCTGGCGATCCCCGGCATGCGGCGCGAGGTCGTCGGCACGATCGTTCGACATGTCAATCTCGCAGGCGGCGAGGGCATGATCATCTACTCTCGCCTGGCCGCCGAGCACGTCGCGGCGGCGATTGACGAGCAGACGGGCTACTTTGCGGCGATCGGGCAAGACTTTGAATGGAAGGTCTACCGCCACGATACGCCGCCCGATCTGAAAGATCGCCTGGGCGCGCATGGCTTCGAGATCGGCGCGGACGAGGCGATCCTGGTGCTCGATCTGGCGACCGCGCCGGATCTGCTCGCGCAGACGCCCCCACCGACAATCCGGCGCATTACCGATCCTGCCGGGGTCCCCGATGCGATCAGCGTGCAGAACGTCGTCTGGCAGGAAGATTTCGGCTGGCTGGAGCAGCGCCTGACGACCAACCTGCGCGAGCGGCCCGATTATCTTTCGATCTATGTCGTCTATGAGGACGATACACCGGTCGCCTCGGCCTGGATCAACTTTCCGCAGCAGAGCCAGTTCGCCAGTCTGTGGGGCGGCTCGACGCTGCCTGAGTATCGCAAGCGCGGCATCTACACCGGCTTGCTGGCGGCCCGCGCTCAGGAGGCGCGACAGCGCGGCAGGCGCTTTCTGACCGTCGATGCCAGCCCGATGAGCCGACCGATCCTGCTGACGCTCGGCTTTCAGCTCATCAGCTACGCCTATCCCTGCGTGTGGCACGTCGATCGCTCAGACCGGCGCGACGACAGAGGCGTGCTACCATGA
- a CDS encoding STAS domain-containing protein gives MARFVSLYREHFEEVVAETTERVIKEAGGMYASLTPAELRPRVVTGLDALAQDLAEPVPHYFGEFWTTMSYHRAREGYTIAELQRTITIVEEVARQLFHREIDDLAERLAAIEQLYTATGATRAIMFESFVRANEEVIRAQAAIVQELSSPIIPIYEGILVLPLVGAIDSRRAGQIMEHLLESITTYQASVVMLDVTGVPVIDTSVASYLLQTAQAVRLLGSQVILVGIRPEIAQTMVQLGIDLSDMVARANLQSGLEYALAGRGMAIQATA, from the coding sequence ATGGCACGGTTCGTCTCCCTCTACCGAGAGCATTTTGAGGAAGTGGTTGCGGAAACCACAGAGCGCGTAATCAAAGAGGCCGGGGGCATGTATGCGTCCCTAACGCCTGCGGAACTCCGGCCACGTGTGGTGACAGGGCTTGATGCGCTAGCGCAGGATCTGGCGGAGCCGGTGCCGCACTATTTTGGTGAGTTCTGGACCACGATGAGCTATCACCGGGCGCGCGAAGGCTATACCATCGCTGAGCTGCAGCGGACGATCACGATCGTCGAGGAGGTGGCGCGGCAGTTGTTTCATCGTGAGATCGACGATCTCGCAGAGCGACTGGCGGCGATCGAGCAGCTCTACACGGCGACCGGAGCAACCCGTGCCATTATGTTCGAGTCGTTTGTCCGTGCCAACGAAGAGGTCATCCGCGCGCAGGCGGCGATCGTGCAGGAGCTCTCGTCGCCGATCATCCCGATCTACGAGGGCATCCTGGTGCTGCCGCTGGTAGGGGCGATCGATTCGCGGCGGGCCGGACAGATTATGGAGCATCTGCTGGAGAGTATCACGACGTATCAGGCGAGTGTGGTGATGCTGGATGTCACGGGCGTGCCCGTGATCGATACCAGCGTGGCGAGCTACCTGCTGCAAACGGCGCAGGCGGTGCGTCTGCTCGGCTCGCAGGTGATCCTCGTCGGTATTCGCCCGGAGATTGCACAGACGATGGTCCAGCTCGGCATCGATCTTAGCGACATGGTGGCGCGCGCCAATCTGCAATCCGGGCTTGAGTATGCGCTGGCGGGGCGCGGCATGGCGATTCAGGCGACAGCCTAG
- a CDS encoding response regulator: MRPEEAYVLVIEDDLDNLLVVSDLLRLAGVQHINAQESGWQGLKLAETLPRVDLILLDIQLPHEDGYAILGHIRANPRLKDTRVVAVTANVLPQDEARARTAGFDGFIGKPLFFDRFPQQIKALLAGEQVWMAR, encoded by the coding sequence ATGCGTCCTGAGGAAGCTTATGTCCTGGTGATCGAAGACGATCTCGATAATCTGCTGGTTGTCAGCGATCTATTGCGCCTGGCGGGGGTGCAGCACATCAACGCTCAGGAGTCGGGCTGGCAGGGCCTCAAGCTGGCCGAGACTCTGCCACGGGTCGATCTGATCCTGCTGGACATTCAACTGCCGCACGAGGATGGCTACGCCATTTTAGGACATATCCGGGCCAATCCCAGGCTCAAAGATACGCGCGTTGTGGCCGTGACGGCGAATGTCCTGCCGCAAGATGAAGCGCGGGCGCGCACCGCAGGCTTCGATGGATTTATCGGCAAGCCGCTGTTCTTCGATCGCTTTCCGCAGCAGATTAAAGCGCTCCTCGCGGGAGAGCAGGTCTGGATGGCACGCTAG